A stretch of Lactuca sativa cultivar Salinas chromosome 6, Lsat_Salinas_v11, whole genome shotgun sequence DNA encodes these proteins:
- the LOC111893104 gene encoding uncharacterized protein LOC111893104, which yields MINDRFANKVEAGKKRKFEGSSRSDKYGRCPKEVTCFKCGKTGHYAQKCPTEEEVCFKCSKEGHFKQDFPMRATKPSVSLKHYVKYYEKVTCFKCGKHGHYADECAFNTRVCYECTEEWHFKQDCPKKKGVTKPNVSLKHYGRCYEEVTCFKCGKNGHYVNVYTSNKRLCYGCRDKGHISKDFPKKNDATSANTPRKPKSILDEATDNARNQE from the coding sequence ATGATCAACGATAGGTTTGCCAACAAGGTTGAAGCtgggaagaagaggaaatttgaggggtcttcaaggtcTGACAAGTATGGGAGATGCCCTAAGGAAGTGACCTGcttcaaatgcgggaagactggtcactATGCCCAAAAATGCCCAACCGAGGAAGAAGTTTGCTTTAAGTGTAGTaaagagggacacttcaagcaagatttccCGATGAGAGCTACAAAGCCAAGCGTATCGCTGAAACACTATGTGAAGTACTATGAAAAagtaacttgtttcaagtgtggaaagcatgggcattacgccGATGAGTGTGCATTCAACAcaagggtgtgttatgaatgtacTGAGGAatggcacttcaagcaagactgcccaaagaagaaaggAGTTACAAAGCCAAATGTATCGTTGAAGCACTATGGGAGATGctacgaagaagtgacttgttttaAGTGTGGGAAGAATGGGCATTACGTCAATGTCTATACATCCAACAAGAGGTTATGTTACGGATGTAGGGACAAAGGGCATATATCGAAGGATTTCCCGAAGAAAAATGACGCAACAAGTGCAAATACACCTCGAAAGCCAAAAAGCATCCTTGATGAAGCAACtgacaatgcaaggaatcaggagtga
- the LOC111893064 gene encoding geranylgeranyl transferase type-2 subunit beta 1, which yields MGQLAAEKHTKYILQIEKKKDDIESALTEHLRINGAYWGLTTLDILGNLKAVEQEAVISWVMSCQHESGGFGGNIGHDPHLLYTLSAIQILSLFNKTQILNIPKVSTYISTLQNKDGSFSGDKWGEIDTRFSYLAICSLSLLNSLDKINVEKAVEYIISCKNLDGGFGCTPGAESHSGQIFCCVGALAITGCLHYVDKDLLGWWLCERQVKSGGLNGRPEKLPDVCYSWWVLSSLIMIDRVDWIDKEKLVKFILECQDIENGGISDRPDDAVDVFHTYFGVAGLSLLEYPGLKAIDPAYALPVDVINRLFLK from the coding sequence ATGGGACAACTAGCTGCCGAAAAACACACAAAATACATCTTACAAATCGAAAAGAAAAAAGACGACATCGAATCCGCCCTAACAGAACACCTCCGAATCAACGGGGCCTACTGGGGTctaacaaccttagacatcctAGGAAACCTCAAAGCCGTCGAACAAGAAGCCGTCATTTCATGGGTCATGAGTTGCCAACACGAATCCGGTGGCTTCGGCGGCAACATAGGACACGACCCCCACCTCCTCTACACCCTCAGcgcaatccaaatcctctctctCTTCAACAAAACACAAATCCTTAACATCCCCAAAGTCTCAACCTACATATCCACCTTACAAAACAAAGACGGCTCGTTTTCAGGCGACAAATGGGGGGAAATCGATACGCGATTCTCTTACCTCGCGATCTGTTCGCTTTCACTTTTGAACAGTCTGGACAAAATAAACGTGGAAAAAGCCGTGGAATATATAATATCTTGTAAGAATCTAGACGGGGGGTTCGGGTGTACACCTGGCGCTGAGTCACACTCGGGGCAAATCTTTTGTTGTGTAGGCGCGCTTGCGATCACAGGGTGTTTGCATTACGTGGATAAGGATTTGTTGGGGTGGTGGTTGTGTGAGAGGCAAGTGAAATCCGGAGGGTTGAATGGAAGGCCGGAGAAGCTTCCGGATGTTTGTTATTCGTGGTGGGTGCTTTCGAGTTTGATTATGATCGATAGAGTTGATTGGATTGATAAGGAGAAGTTAGTTAAGTTTATTTTGGAGTGTCAGGATATTGAGAATGGTGGGATTTCGGATAGGCCGGATGATGCGGTTGATGTTTTTCATACGTATTTTGGTGTTGCGGGGCTTTCGCTTCTTGAATACCCGGGGTTGAAAGCGATTGATCCCGCTTATGCTTTGCCTGTTGATGTTATAAATAGGCTTTTTCTCAAGTGA